The following coding sequences lie in one Arabidopsis thaliana chromosome 3, partial sequence genomic window:
- a CDS encoding H/ACA ribonucleoprotein complex, subunit Gar1/Naf1 protein (H/ACA ribonucleoprotein complex, subunit Gar1/Naf1 protein; FUNCTIONS IN: snoRNA binding, pseudouridine synthase activity, RNA binding; LOCATED IN: chloroplast thylakoid membrane, nucleolus; EXPRESSED IN: 23 plant structures; EXPRESSED DURING: 13 growth stages; CONTAINS InterPro DOMAIN/s: H/ACA ribonucleoprotein complex, subunit Gar1, eukaryote (InterPro:IPR021154), H/ACA ribonucleoprotein complex, subunit Gar1/Naf1 (InterPro:IPR007504); BEST Arabidopsis thaliana protein match is: H/ACA ribonucleoprotein complex, subunit Gar1/Naf1 protein (TAIR:AT5G18180.1); Has 27180 Blast hits to 8695 proteins in 812 species: Archae - 17; Bacteria - 4971; Metazoa - 11125; Fungi - 2086; Plants - 5744; Viruses - 428; Other Eukaryotes - 2809 (source: NCBI BLink).) — translation MRPPMRGGGGFRGRGGRDGGGGGRFGGGGGRFGGGGGRFGGGGGRFGGFRDEGPPSEVVEVATFVHACEGDAVTKLSQEKIPHFNAPIYLENKTQIGKVDEIFGPINESLFSIKMMEGIVATSYSPGDKFFIDPYKLLPLARFLPQPKGQSTGGRGGAGRGRGDSRGRGRGGSFSRGRGAPRGGRFPPRGGSRGSFRGRGRF, via the exons gtggcggtaGGTTCGGTGGAGGAGGCGGTAGAttcggtggaggaggaggacgcTTTGGTGGTGGAGGCGGTCGCTTTGGTGGTTTTAGAGACGAAGGTCCTCCTAGCGAAGTCGTGG AGGTTGCAACTTTCGTTCATGCTTGCGAGGGAGATGCTGTGACCAAACTCTCACAGGAGAAGATTCCTCATTTTAACGCTCCGATCTACCTAGAGAACAAGACTCAGATTGGGAAAGTAGATGAAATCTTTGGCCCAATTAATGAATCT ttGTTTTCTATCAAAATGATGGAAGGTATTGTAGCCACCTCGTATTCTCCAGGAGATAAGTTCTTCATCGACCCTTACAAGCTTTTGCCACTCGCTCGATTCCTTCCTCAGCCAAA GGGTCAGTCAACGGGTGGACGTGGAGGTGCAGGTCGTGGAAGAGGTGATAGTAGAGGTCGTGGAAGAGGTGGATCATTTAGTAGAGGTAGAGGTGCTCCAAGAGGTGGTAGATTTCCACCACGCGGTGGCTCTCGTGGAAGCTTTAGAGGCCGAGGAAGATTTTAG